One genomic window of Medicago truncatula cultivar Jemalong A17 chromosome 1, MtrunA17r5.0-ANR, whole genome shotgun sequence includes the following:
- the LOC25483761 gene encoding protein GL2-INTERACTING REPRESSOR 1, which yields MSRRNGSGPKLDLKLNLSPPRVDHRRVESSPTRSATVSPTSPPSSCVSTELNQEDGNNQQRYSNSPEATSMVLVGCPRCLMYVMLSEDDPKCPKCKSTVLLDFHHENNNSKRRN from the coding sequence ATGAGTCGAAGAAATGGAAGTGGTCCAAAACTTGACTTGAAACTTAACCTATCACCACCAAGGGTTGACCACAGAAGAGTTGAGTCATCACCAACAAGATCAGCAACAGTGTCACCTACATCCCCACCAAGTTCATGTGTGTCCACTGAGCTAAACCAAGAAGATGGAAACAACCAACAGAGATACTCTAACAGCCCAGAAGCCACTTCCATGGTTTTGGTTGGTTGTCCTCGTTGTCTTATGTATGTCATGCTTTCTGAAGATGATCCAAAGTGCCCTAAATGTAAAAGCACTGTTTTACTTGATTTCCATCATGAAAACAACAACTCCAAAAGGAGGAATTAA